From the genome of Podospora pseudoanserina strain CBS 124.78 chromosome 7 map unlocalized CBS124.78p_7.2, whole genome shotgun sequence, one region includes:
- a CDS encoding uncharacterized protein (EggNog:ENOG503P2J6; COG:S), with product MRITAEITASWPPSNNVDPETRGPNNIIVGLLLLSLAGVVLAIRIYTRVKISNGFGHDDVLICLAYVPAVAFVVLQAIGHFRLDTDRHTWDVRPELVMLSLQVGLAEQILFALATGFTKLSILALLYRVAACSRGRTKHVVFVLSGVVTLDTIVFVLVTIFQCSPISDIWTVALGPQRCINQGLHVIVASIINTILDFLIVFVPVKMVLGIQLPLPQRLTILSLFAGGLLVCIAGSVRTYLTWVMVTSPDGDITWRLYDTRFPGAVELFLGIICASAAATKPFFARYFPRLRILEKPPAADSDSKPNRPSHQANKSQQSGYLPTNDKNQFLPNLNKPLPSPPTNAGVTRHDVQPIHPGGI from the exons ATGCGGATCACAGCAGAGATAACTGCTTCCTGGCCTCCATCGAATAACGTTGATCCAGAAACTCGCGGGCCGAACAACATCATTGTCGGGTTACTTCTGTTGAGTTTAGCAGGGGTTGTTCTCGCCATACGAATTTATACACGCGTGAAGATATCCAACGGCTTCGGTCACGACGACGTGCTGATCTGCCTTGCATAC GTACCCGCGGTGGCCTTTGTGGTGCTCCAGGCCATAGGTCACTTCAGACTCGACACAGATCGTCACACGTGGGATGTACGCCCTGAACTGGTGATGCTGAGTTTGCAGGTTGG CCTTGCAGAGCAGATTCTCTTTGCCCTGGCAACAGGGTTCACCAAGCTTTCCATTCTCGCTCTCCTCTACAGAGTAGCTGCTTGCTCGAGGGGCCGGACCAAGCACGTTGTGTTTGTCCTATCCGGGGTGGTAACACTCGATACAATTGTGTTTGTGCTCGTGACGATATTCCAATGCTC ACCCATATCCGACATCTGGACAGTCGCTCTTGGGCCACAGCGCTGCATCAACCAAGGGCTTCACGTTATTGTTGCCAGTattatcaacaccatcctggacttcctcatcgtcttcgtccccgtcaagatggtgttgggtATTCAGTTGCCTCTCCCCCAACGTCTCACGATTCTTTCACTCTTTGCAGGTGGATTGCTCGTCTGCATCGCTGGCTCAGTCAGGACCTATCTCACCTGGGTTATGGTCACCAGTCCGGATGGTGATATTACTTGGCGTCTGTACGACACCAGGTTTCCAGGCGCAGTCGAGCTTTTTCTTGGTATC ATTTGCGCCTCGGCCGCAGCCACCAAACCATTCTTCGCACGCTACTTTCCACGACTCCGGATATTGGAGAAACCGCCTGCTGCTGATTCTGACAGCAAACCTAATCGACCTTCTCATCAAGCGAACAAGAGCCAGCAGTCGGGGTACTTACCTACCAATGACAAGAACCAATTTCTCCCTAACCTAAACAAACCATTACCGAGCCCACCTACGAATGCG GGCGTTACAAGACACGACGTTCAACCAATCCATCCTGGCGGTATATGA
- the RPL10A_2 gene encoding 60S ribosomal protein L10A (EggNog:ENOG503NUHC; COG:J; BUSCO:EOG09264LBC) — protein MSKISVAGVRQHVAELLEYSNETKKRNFLETVELQIGLKNYDPQRDKRFSGTVKLPTVPRPNMSICILGDQYDIDRAKHGGVDAMSADDLKKLNKNKKLIKKLARKYDAFVASDTLIKQIPRLLGPGLSKAGKFPTPVSHSDDLSARITEVKSTVKFQLKKVLCMGVAVGNVGMTQEQLIANIMLAINYLVSLLKKGWQNVGSLTIKATMSPPRRLY, from the exons ATGTCCAAGATCTCCGTCG CCGGTGTGCGTCAGCACGTCGCTGAACTCCTCGAGTACAGCAATGAGACCAAGAAGCGTAACTTCTTGGAGACTGTCGA GCTCCAGATCGGTCTCAAGAACTACGACCCCCAGCGTGACAAGCGTTTCTCCGGCACTGTCAAGctccccaccgtcccccGCCCCAACATGAGCATCTGCATCTTGGGTGACCAGTACGATATCGATCGTGCGAAGCACGGCGGTGTTGACGCCATGAGCGCCGACgatctcaagaagctcaacaagaacaagaagctCATTAAGAAGCTTGCCCGCAAGTACGATGCCTTCGTTGCTTCTGACACCCTCATCAAGCAGATTCCCCGTCTGTTGGGTCCCGGTCTCTCCAAGG CTGGCAAGTTCCCTACCCCCGTCTCCCACAGCGATGATCTCTCCGCCAGAATCACCGAGGTCAAGTCCACCGTCAAGTTCCAGCTCAAGAAGGTTCTTTGCATGGGTGTTGCCGTTGGCAACGTTGGCATGACCCAGGAGCAGCTGATTGCCAACATCATGTTGGCCATCAACTAcctcgtctccctcctcaagaagGGCTGGCAGAACGTTGGTAGCCTTACCATCAAGGCTACCATGtctcctccccgccgccttTACTAA
- the NPY1 gene encoding NADH pyrophosphatase (EggNog:ENOG503NY2X; COG:L), protein MLLFLSPRTRTRFLRLSQSTTTTLTFRYAHTARRSPSPASLLASSISKYKPAKMAATTATPDLPILPPEDSHLTAKFGRETANYFSGSPLNRLSFLRTDHAFLAPAFKHPSASFLLLDSLAPLVKKDDTTQLAFVSLGEIRDGLRGEDIFEKTEEELVREFNSEDEERIVVFLGMDERGVLGGHGGQQGGERFRYKDFEGVPYFAVDVSRWEGKEGLSEKLENERGAMFYGGGPRHMGLVAGQAAMYGYARALVDWNARTPFCAQCGQRTLSVNAGTKRVCPPTDRGVERKACATRGTVSNHSFPRTDPTVIMAIVSADGSKVLLGRQRRWPKYWYSTLAGFQEPGESIEEAVRREVWEESGVQVGRVVLHSSQPWPFPASLMIGAVGQALPGEGEKIYLGHDAELESAKWFPMDEVKEALAKGTHNMGDEVPKEYVEGALRLPPQTAIANRLINSVVEGWWVASKM, encoded by the coding sequence ATGCTCTTGTTTCTTTCGCCAAGAACCAGGACGAGATTTCTCAGGCTCTCACAATCTACCACTACCACGCTCACATTTCGCTACGCACACACAGCACGAcgctccccatcaccagcatcacTATTAGCATCATCGATCAGCAAATACAAACCCGCCAAAAtggccgccaccaccgccacgcCCGACCTGCCCATCCTGCCTCCCGAGGACAGCCACCTCACGGCCAAGTTTGGCAGGGAGACGGCCAACTACTTTTCCGGGTCACCGCTCAACAGGCTTTCCTTTCTTCGGACCGACCACGCCTTTCTCGCGCCGGCGTTCAAGCACCCGTCTGCTagctttttgctgttggACAGTCTGGCTCcgctggtgaagaaggatgacACGACTCAGCTGGCATTTGTTTCGCTGGGGGAGATTAGGGACGGGTtaaggggggaggatatttttgagaagacggaggaggagctggtgagggagttcaacagtgaggatgaagagcggattgttgtttttcttgggATGGATGAGAggggtgttttgggtggtCATGGGGGACAACAGGGTGGGGAGAGGTTTAGGTATaaggattttgagggggtgcCATATTTTGCGGTTGATGTATCcaggtgggaggggaaggagggattGAGTGAGAAACTGGAAAATGAGAGGGGGGCGATGTTTTACGGGGGAGGGCCGAGGCATATGGGGCTTGTGGCTGGTCAGGCGGCTATGTATGGGTATGCGAGGGCGTTGGTTGATTGGAATGCGAGGACGCCGTTTTGTGCGCAGTGTGGGCAGAGGACGTTGAGTGTGAATGCGGGGACGAAGAGGGTTTGTCCGCCTACTGataggggggtggagaggaaggcttGTGCGACGAGGGGGACGGTGAGTAATCACTCTTTTCCCAGGACGGATCCGACGGTTATTATGGCGATTGTTAGTGCGGATGGGTCGAAGGTGCTTTTGGGGAGGCAGAGGCGGTGGCCGAAGTATTGGTATTCTACACTGGCGGGGTTTCAGGAGCCGGGGGAGAGTATCGAGGAGGCGGTTaggagggaggtttgggaggagagtgGGGTCcaggttgggagggtggtgctgcaTAGTAGTCAGCCGTGGCCTTTTCCGGCGAGTTTGATGATTGGGGCTGTTGGGCAGGCGCTtcctggggagggggagaagatttATCTGGGACATGATGCTGAGTTGGAGAGCGCGAAGTGGTTTCCTATGGATGAGGTTAAGGAGGCATTGGCGAAGGGGACGCATAATATGGGGGATGAGGTGCCGAAGGAGTATGTTGAGGGGGCGTTGAGGTTGCCGCCGCAGACGGCGATTGCGAATAGGTTGATTAattcggtggtggaggggtggtgggttgcgTCGAAGATGTAG